Proteins from a genomic interval of Spirochaetota bacterium:
- a CDS encoding serine/threonine-protein phosphatase, whose product MEKYVDHYNSIFVIFKIFSSFIIFFLSIIAKRVTTVTVTQKYIKVFQIILALILVRDFIVVFYKNHWILLFSDAVQLASYYYFAVRLFGEHKIDVNSYRMFVFFHAIFIFLNGYVSESVSILVYKIFLISISIIIIYRLFIQRNTADQIVAKFRNIALGILVLYSFVVAFSNDVLHSHIYITPLLYFLNFYIVILLTEWEFWNNQRLIRFLKNEKQSTLLFFENIGKIIMENKTFEEVNEYILTQLIEKTEAETGAILIYDESEDKLYISAMAENFVLPGALGKDMRSKSIHLTNLFFKGKTVPRDSLAYVTFFKNEDLFIKDYYSMRHHPLFKDNTYDNILFISSIIMITIQLNDKRIGLVCLTKNTPGRYFENENYNTARSLTVYAELLLRNVVMHKELLIKKELERDIYLASEIQKTLLPSSIPVSDKFTLSLYSKAAKYLTGDYLDIFTLNSGKIAIIICDVVGKGVAAGLIMTIIRTIMHLVANQNWKTSSVIRLLNRSICNLGCDQFATAYLLVYDPETGILEYTNAAHLPALLVKNRNRKVMYLDTDGLPLGIEKNSDYQSMAVRVHDGDVIFLYSDGITEAMNSYKKQLGIEPIIQMLKENIDLNADEIQSKICALIEQFQGVVAPHDDQSFIVLKINMVSDKNINEAENVNVTTEDELESLIKVRSKV is encoded by the coding sequence ATGGAAAAATATGTTGACCATTACAACTCCATCTTTGTGATTTTTAAAATCTTTTCGTCGTTTATCATTTTTTTCTTATCTATCATTGCAAAAAGAGTTACTACAGTTACCGTTACTCAAAAATATATTAAAGTTTTTCAGATAATATTGGCCTTGATTTTGGTACGCGATTTTATAGTTGTATTTTACAAAAATCACTGGATTTTGCTGTTTTCCGATGCTGTTCAATTAGCCAGCTATTATTATTTTGCAGTAAGACTATTTGGTGAACATAAAATTGATGTAAATAGCTATAGAATGTTTGTTTTTTTCCATGCTATATTCATATTTTTAAATGGATATGTCTCTGAAAGCGTTTCCATATTAGTGTATAAAATATTTCTTATTTCAATTTCTATCATCATAATATATCGTTTATTTATACAGAGGAATACTGCTGATCAGATAGTTGCTAAATTTCGGAACATTGCTTTGGGTATATTAGTGTTATACTCATTTGTTGTAGCCTTTTCAAATGATGTACTGCACAGCCATATATATATTACACCATTGTTGTATTTTTTAAATTTCTATATTGTTATATTACTAACCGAATGGGAGTTTTGGAATAATCAACGATTGATTAGATTTTTGAAAAATGAAAAACAATCAACATTGCTCTTTTTTGAGAACATTGGTAAAATCATTATGGAAAATAAGACATTTGAAGAAGTTAATGAATATATTCTAACTCAGTTAATTGAAAAAACCGAGGCAGAGACCGGAGCTATTTTAATTTATGATGAATCTGAAGACAAACTATATATTTCCGCTATGGCTGAGAATTTTGTGCTTCCTGGTGCATTGGGAAAAGATATGCGGAGCAAAAGTATACATCTAACAAATCTTTTTTTTAAAGGCAAAACCGTTCCTAGAGATAGTCTTGCGTATGTAACATTTTTTAAGAATGAAGACCTTTTCATAAAAGATTATTATTCCATGAGACATCACCCATTATTTAAGGATAATACATACGATAATATTTTGTTTATTAGTTCAATTATCATGATTACTATCCAACTGAATGATAAAAGGATAGGATTGGTATGTCTTACAAAGAATACCCCCGGCCGTTATTTTGAAAACGAAAACTACAACACTGCACGATCTCTGACCGTATATGCAGAATTGTTGCTGAGAAACGTAGTAATGCATAAAGAACTTTTGATAAAAAAAGAGCTTGAACGTGATATTTATCTGGCATCGGAAATCCAAAAAACACTTTTACCGTCATCAATACCTGTTTCTGACAAATTTACGCTTTCATTGTATTCAAAAGCTGCAAAATATTTAACTGGTGATTACCTAGACATATTCACATTGAATTCAGGTAAAATCGCAATAATTATTTGCGATGTAGTTGGTAAGGGAGTTGCCGCTGGTTTAATTATGACGATCATTCGTACAATTATGCACCTTGTTGCCAACCAAAATTGGAAAACTTCATCTGTTATTCGATTACTCAATCGTAGTATTTGTAATCTGGGATGTGATCAGTTTGCAACTGCTTATCTTTTAGTATATGATCCTGAAACTGGAATTTTGGAATATACTAATGCAGCGCATTTACCTGCTTTGCTTGTGAAAAATAGAAACAGAAAAGTTATGTATCTAGATACGGATGGACTTCCACTGGGTATAGAAAAAAACTCTGATTATCAGTCTATGGCGGTGAGAGTACATGATGGAGACGTTATATTTCTTTATTCTGACGGAATAACTGAAGCAATGAACAGTTATAAGAAGCAACTGGGTATAGAACCCATAATACAAATGTTAAAAGAAAATATAGATTTAAATGCGGATGAAATACAGTCAAAAATTTGTGCGTTAATAGAACAGTTTCAGGGTGTGGTTGCACCTCATGATGATCAGTCTTTTATTGTTTTAAAAATAAATATGGTTAGTGATAAAAATATAAACGAAGCTGAAAATGTAAATGTAACAACTGAAGATGAATTAGAATCATTAATTAAAGTTAGGAGTAAAGTATGA
- a CDS encoding ferrous iron transport protein A, translated as MVQEKKYMECSLIDIQQGETVMISRINGSHKLTVSLINIGIAPGNIITVISGSKNYPYIVDFAGSKIALTWAVSKNIIVKKLYQS; from the coding sequence ATGGTTCAAGAAAAAAAATATATGGAATGCTCTTTAATAGACATTCAACAAGGTGAAACTGTGATGATATCAAGGATAAATGGGAGTCATAAGCTTACAGTCAGCTTGATCAATATCGGTATTGCACCAGGTAATATCATTACAGTAATTTCTGGATCTAAGAATTATCCATATATAGTGGATTTTGCAGGAAGCAAAATAGCGCTTACCTGGGCAGTTAGTAAAAACATTATTGTAAAGAAATTATATCAATCATAG
- a CDS encoding TolC family protein gives MVKKLIVIAACICGVLASGFAQSSLSLQQLIGSALQSFELIKAEELKIDELEALRKFETQWKNPEVSAYYGSKSIDSQKGNVAGVSVLQPLYFPGKLSLADEIYRYKKNYQLLSHQEMKYVIASTVLNLGYEYAVSQRKSSHIATRIKRLKLINTYMSARPIVSPQKKVEAAIVKNTLRMLESEIYKIKTDQVVWLQRLKLYTRIGGPDLQLHVRWIENPKVFDVDEVVKKAKTESLLVKKQKELLLAASKEVALAQRNAFPDIGLIINYDYEKVAEKEQTIWGGLSIPIPVYNQNQNQIKATTARAKQEEYLMQYIEKMIEADIRTTLAHYEYYRNLLSLYPPGIEQELENTMYYADGEFQKGTITFQSYLELDVQTHETLERIYTTQLELVKTIAAIACITNDFNLLMEIAQ, from the coding sequence ATGGTAAAAAAGCTAATAGTAATAGCAGCGTGTATATGTGGTGTGCTTGCTTCAGGGTTTGCTCAATCATCATTGTCATTACAACAGCTCATCGGAAGCGCCCTTCAATCATTTGAACTAATAAAGGCTGAAGAGCTAAAAATAGATGAATTGGAAGCATTGAGGAAATTTGAAACGCAGTGGAAAAATCCTGAAGTATCGGCATACTATGGCAGTAAATCAATCGATTCACAAAAAGGAAATGTAGCAGGAGTCTCAGTGCTTCAACCATTGTATTTTCCTGGAAAACTATCGCTTGCTGATGAAATTTATCGCTACAAGAAAAATTATCAGTTACTATCGCACCAGGAAATGAAATATGTTATTGCCTCCACTGTTTTAAATCTTGGTTATGAATACGCTGTCAGCCAGCGCAAGTCATCTCATATAGCAACACGCATAAAACGTCTCAAATTAATAAATACCTATATGTCTGCAAGGCCTATCGTATCCCCCCAAAAAAAAGTTGAAGCAGCAATTGTTAAAAATACACTACGTATGCTGGAATCTGAGATATATAAAATAAAAACAGATCAGGTTGTTTGGTTGCAACGCTTAAAGCTGTATACTCGCATAGGTGGTCCTGATTTGCAATTACATGTACGCTGGATTGAGAATCCCAAAGTGTTTGATGTAGATGAGGTGGTTAAAAAAGCAAAAACTGAAAGTTTGCTGGTGAAAAAACAAAAGGAGTTACTACTTGCTGCATCAAAAGAGGTGGCACTGGCACAGAGAAATGCATTTCCAGATATTGGTCTTATAATAAATTATGATTATGAAAAAGTAGCTGAAAAAGAGCAAACTATCTGGGGCGGGTTGAGCATTCCTATACCAGTGTATAATCAAAATCAAAATCAGATAAAAGCTACTACTGCAAGAGCAAAACAGGAAGAATACCTGATGCAATATATTGAAAAGATGATAGAAGCAGATATACGTACAACGCTTGCACATTATGAATATTACCGTAATCTTTTATCATTATACCCTCCTGGTATAGAACAGGAATTAGAAAATACTATGTATTACGCAGATGGCGAGTTTCAAAAGGGAACAATAACATTTCAGTCGTATCTGGAACTTGATGTACAGACACATGAAACACTTGAAAGGATTTATACAACACAACTTGAGCTTGTAAAGACTATAGCGGCAATTGCATGTATTACAAATGACTTTAATTTGCTTATGGAGATAGCACAATGA
- the feoB gene encoding Fe(2+) transporter permease subunit FeoB, whose translation MKVYTVAIAGNPNCGKTTLFNGLTGSKQKVGNWPGVTVEKKEGRVRKGNKEIILVDLPGIYSFSAHSEDEKIARDYILSGKADLILNVVDAVNLERNLYLTVQLAEMGVPMLIVLNRADIATKNGIQIDIEHLAKHLNCTVLLASAIHTTDIVKIAETLFSIVDTPPYPSISINYPDLIEEIINKWNADESLFQEFKQAKKWLSLKVIEGELDLIEKSRLGVDKFKKERMLSEIDELRQHLEETPDIEIADARYAYIHGLVRDVVISKGIRSQTTDFIDTIVLNRVLGIPVFLLVMYLLFWVTVTVGSAFIDFFDIAAGTIFVDFPKYLLSLANAPQWLMVLIGDGIGSGIQTVATFIPVIFIMFFMLSILEDSGYMARAAFVMDRFMRSIGLPGKAFVPLIVGFGCSVPAIMGSRTLDTKKDRLFTIFMTPFMSCGAKLPVYVLFSAAIFPNNTGLVVFSIYIVGIVAAIISGFIMKVALFRGEISHFVMELPLYNLPRPGNIFIHTWNRLKMFLLRASKVIITAVFILTLLNSTALDGTFGNENSEKSILAVVSKAITPVLEPMGVENDNWPAGIAVITGLFAKEAVVGTLNTLYTRNEDVQQEISEEDFSIVSGLQQALETIPQNLSQIHKGLIDPLGIDVIAEAAEVEDIAEEIEVDSSTFVILKSYFNSYQAYAFMLFVLLYFPCVAAFGAMVKESGIFFSTITSLYLTFFAWIVATLFYQLVEGHSILWISIAIMTFLVIVTMFYIIGKYDIVKIKEV comes from the coding sequence ATGAAGGTATATACTGTAGCGATAGCTGGTAATCCCAATTGTGGGAAAACTACACTTTTTAATGGATTAACTGGTTCAAAGCAAAAAGTAGGGAATTGGCCAGGTGTTACTGTTGAAAAAAAAGAAGGTAGGGTTAGGAAGGGCAATAAAGAAATAATTCTAGTTGATCTTCCAGGTATTTATTCATTTTCAGCGCATTCTGAGGATGAAAAAATTGCCAGAGATTATATTTTAAGTGGCAAAGCGGATCTTATACTTAATGTTGTTGATGCCGTAAACCTTGAAAGAAATCTTTATCTTACAGTGCAATTAGCAGAAATGGGAGTACCAATGCTTATAGTATTAAATCGCGCGGATATTGCAACAAAAAATGGAATACAAATAGATATAGAGCATCTTGCTAAGCATTTAAATTGTACTGTTTTATTAGCAAGTGCCATTCACACCACCGACATAGTAAAGATAGCTGAAACTCTTTTTTCAATTGTTGATACACCACCGTACCCATCAATTAGTATTAATTATCCTGATCTAATTGAGGAAATTATAAATAAATGGAATGCAGATGAATCGTTATTTCAAGAATTTAAACAAGCAAAAAAATGGCTTTCATTAAAGGTGATAGAAGGTGAGCTGGATTTGATAGAAAAATCAAGACTTGGTGTTGACAAGTTCAAAAAGGAAAGAATGCTTTCAGAAATTGATGAACTCAGACAACACCTGGAAGAAACACCTGATATTGAAATTGCTGATGCTCGATATGCATATATACATGGATTGGTACGTGATGTAGTAATAAGCAAGGGCATACGATCACAAACTACAGATTTCATCGACACTATAGTACTAAACAGAGTTTTAGGTATACCGGTCTTTCTTTTGGTAATGTATTTGTTATTCTGGGTAACGGTTACGGTAGGAAGTGCATTTATCGATTTTTTTGACATTGCAGCAGGAACCATATTTGTTGATTTTCCAAAATATTTATTATCCCTTGCAAATGCTCCTCAATGGTTAATGGTACTTATAGGTGATGGCATTGGTTCGGGCATACAAACCGTGGCAACATTCATTCCAGTTATTTTTATAATGTTTTTTATGTTATCAATACTTGAAGACTCAGGTTATATGGCTCGTGCTGCATTTGTAATGGATAGATTCATGCGATCTATTGGGTTGCCAGGCAAAGCATTTGTGCCATTAATAGTAGGGTTTGGCTGTTCTGTCCCTGCTATAATGGGTTCAAGAACTTTAGATACAAAAAAAGACAGGCTGTTTACGATATTTATGACCCCGTTCATGTCATGTGGTGCAAAACTTCCCGTATATGTATTATTTTCTGCTGCTATCTTTCCTAATAATACAGGTTTAGTTGTGTTTTCCATTTATATAGTGGGGATAGTAGCAGCTATCATTTCGGGTTTTATTATGAAAGTTGCACTTTTCAGGGGTGAAATATCACATTTTGTGATGGAGCTCCCATTGTATAATCTACCGCGCCCGGGAAATATTTTTATTCATACATGGAACAGACTTAAAATGTTTTTATTGCGTGCTAGTAAAGTGATAATAACTGCAGTATTTATTTTGACGTTGTTAAATTCAACAGCACTGGATGGTACATTTGGTAATGAAAATAGCGAAAAATCAATTCTTGCAGTAGTATCTAAAGCTATCACTCCCGTTCTTGAACCGATGGGGGTTGAAAACGATAACTGGCCAGCAGGCATTGCAGTAATTACTGGGCTTTTTGCAAAAGAAGCAGTTGTAGGTACATTGAATACTCTCTACACTCGCAATGAAGATGTGCAGCAAGAAATATCAGAAGAAGATTTTAGTATTGTAAGCGGCTTGCAACAAGCATTAGAAACCATACCACAGAATCTTTCTCAAATTCATAAAGGACTGATTGATCCCCTTGGAATAGATGTGATCGCAGAAGCTGCGGAAGTTGAGGATATAGCTGAAGAAATAGAAGTTGATTCTTCTACATTTGTAATTTTGAAAAGCTATTTTAATTCTTACCAGGCGTATGCATTTATGTTATTTGTCCTTCTTTATTTCCCTTGCGTTGCAGCATTTGGCGCAATGGTCAAGGAATCCGGAATATTTTTTTCAACTATTACATCACTGTATCTAACTTTTTTTGCCTGGATAGTGGCCACACTTTTTTATCAGTTGGTAGAGGGGCATAGTATCCTGTGGATTTCAATTGCCATTATGACTTTTTTGGTAATTGTAACAATGTTTTATATTATTGGGAAATACGATATTGTAAAAATCAAGGAGGTTTAG
- a CDS encoding FeoC-like transcriptional regulator encodes MVSKVLLYIKQNKEVSVADICVNCNIQRDMAEAILYMLEQKGIIERQVYTAKKCACNCGGCYSGMCCQNIVVFRLK; translated from the coding sequence ATGGTTTCAAAAGTTTTGTTGTATATTAAACAGAACAAAGAGGTCAGTGTTGCTGACATTTGTGTTAATTGCAATATTCAAAGGGATATGGCAGAAGCAATATTGTATATGCTTGAACAAAAAGGGATAATTGAAAGACAGGTATATACAGCAAAAAAGTGTGCTTGTAATTGCGGTGGCTGTTATTCTGGCATGTGTTGTCAAAACATTGTTGTATTTCGTTTAAAATAA
- a CDS encoding ATP-binding protein encodes MRKVNEIKIDDNHYLFNKDTLYYKEFVSDYRFVRYYSRVIMQKVPIIVKEHNLLEQQISELIKNAIKHGNKKDPSKIIKVWYSFTTEEVRLIVEDQGEGFNDIEAWNEFNKKREECFCNGNVEDMIRYFSYRTSKSTDEDGGNALFAAVEYWNMGVVFNTTRNAVAVGRRINIEEWMKFYNKGVISLMHF; translated from the coding sequence ATGCGAAAGGTAAATGAAATTAAAATAGATGACAATCATTATCTGTTTAACAAAGATACATTATATTATAAAGAATTTGTTAGTGATTATAGATTTGTAAGATACTATTCCCGTGTTATTATGCAAAAGGTACCAATTATAGTAAAAGAACATAATCTATTAGAACAACAAATAAGTGAATTAATAAAAAATGCAATCAAACATGGTAATAAAAAAGATCCCTCAAAAATCATTAAAGTATGGTATAGCTTTACCACTGAAGAAGTGCGATTAATAGTAGAGGATCAGGGTGAGGGTTTCAATGATATTGAGGCATGGAATGAATTTAATAAAAAAAGGGAGGAATGCTTTTGTAATGGAAATGTTGAAGACATGATTCGTTATTTTTCATACAGAACTTCCAAAAGCACAGACGAGGATGGTGGCAACGCTCTTTTTGCGGCAGTAGAATATTGGAATATGGGAGTTGTTTTTAATACTACTAGAAATGCAGTAGCAGTGGGGAGACGGATAAATATTGAAGAATGGATGAAGTTTTATAATAAAGGTGTTATATCATTAATGCATTTTTGA
- a CDS encoding ferrous iron transport protein A yields MHTDNTISALLVGQKALIVGFKNKNKKYRDKLLSMGLVKGTVFTITKIAPLGDPIEIEVRGFKLSLRKEESEILLIKKLNEG; encoded by the coding sequence ATGCATACTGATAATACAATATCAGCTCTATTAGTAGGCCAAAAAGCACTAATTGTTGGATTTAAAAACAAAAACAAAAAATATAGGGATAAACTTCTTTCAATGGGATTGGTTAAAGGAACTGTTTTTACAATAACAAAAATAGCACCATTAGGGGATCCAATAGAAATAGAAGTAAGAGGGTTTAAACTATCACTTCGCAAGGAAGAATCTGAAATTTTACTAATTAAAAAATTGAATGAAGGGTGA
- a CDS encoding CusA/CzcA family heavy metal efflux RND transporter, with product MISEWIAKALRGRLWVILLTIAVIISGVYSISKLSIDAVPDITNVSVMVNTKTGALAPEEVEKTVTFPIESELAGLPDVQDIRSLSKYGLSQVIVVFSDSTDIYFARQLVNERIQSIRDKLPEGLSPELGPVSTGLGEIFMYAVTAKEGSALSTLPEKEQLTYLRTVQDYIIKPALKSVPGVAEVESNGGYKKEIHINVDPVRMEQHGIICHQLVNALQNIGQNYGGGYIQVEGKQIIVRTFGTITGLEQIKNIPVKLNVYGAPVRLRQVADVVVGSQQRLGAATLNGKETVLGTVLMRINANSREVALAVEKFIKEIPLPPDVAIKELYTRSFLVNATIKTVARNLTEGGLLVIAILFLILGNFTAAFLVALAIPLSMLVAGGGMLASGIAASLMSLGAIDFGLIVDGSVVMIENIVRHLNELKNTTITKKEKIKIIEEAAKEVSQPVFLGILIIMVVYVPVLSLTGIEGKMFRPMAETVLYALGGSILIAMFVMPVLAYYFISPGKKEKEPLFFRMLSKVYTPFLTYSLRHPFKTTLPPLLIAVVSIIMFFNLGSDFIPRLDEGDMVIGLVRDQTIGLDASLEIQKKSDRAIAQFKEVRTVFSRMGTPESATDPMGVNFADTFVILEKDKTKWGIYNGKQPNKLELFEAIAQKIEEQVPGQEISLTQPIEMRFNEILEGNRADITLRIIGQDLDKLYELSNKSIPVLESIKGASTVELDPLTALKKSEIIDVVLNYDKISRYGVNVNDVNSAFSIAMSGMQVGYLYDADKRFPIVVRISDRYRNNIANIAKIPVGLPDGGTIPIGTIASVEPKQQITTIARTRGQRYAAVSINLKNRDTQSFVNEAKEKVKALNIPSGYILHWGGQFKNLESARFRLLIIIPVVLAIIFIILIRTFKSITQTLLVFNSIPFALTGGIIFIYVRGIPLSVSAGIGFIALIGIAILNGMVLVNFFNQLRAQGMKLEKAVYEGTLIRLKPVLMTALVASLGFVPMAFNTGIGAEVQRPLATVVIGGLVSSTILTLLLLPALYLWVEKLFGQE from the coding sequence ATGATATCAGAATGGATAGCAAAGGCATTACGTGGAAGATTATGGGTGATCCTGTTAACAATTGCTGTAATCATTTCTGGGGTCTATTCAATTAGCAAATTATCAATAGATGCGGTACCGGATATTACCAATGTATCGGTAATGGTAAATACAAAAACAGGTGCACTGGCTCCTGAAGAAGTTGAGAAAACAGTCACGTTCCCAATAGAATCAGAACTGGCGGGCTTGCCTGATGTACAGGATATACGCTCGTTATCTAAGTATGGCCTTTCTCAGGTTATTGTTGTATTTTCGGATAGCACCGATATATACTTTGCTCGACAATTGGTTAATGAACGAATACAATCAATCCGCGATAAGTTGCCTGAAGGACTTTCTCCTGAACTTGGTCCTGTTTCTACCGGGCTTGGAGAGATTTTCATGTATGCGGTGACAGCAAAAGAGGGGAGTGCGTTATCTACATTACCGGAAAAGGAACAGCTTACTTATTTACGAACTGTGCAGGATTATATTATAAAGCCAGCATTAAAGAGTGTTCCTGGTGTTGCAGAAGTGGAATCAAATGGTGGTTATAAAAAAGAAATTCATATAAATGTTGATCCTGTTAGAATGGAACAGCATGGTATTATATGCCATCAACTTGTAAATGCTTTGCAAAACATTGGGCAAAACTATGGTGGTGGTTATATCCAGGTTGAGGGCAAACAGATTATAGTACGCACCTTTGGTACCATTACAGGGCTTGAACAGATTAAAAATATTCCTGTGAAATTGAATGTTTATGGAGCACCAGTACGGTTACGGCAGGTTGCGGATGTTGTGGTAGGAAGCCAGCAGCGCTTGGGTGCAGCAACACTTAACGGAAAAGAAACAGTACTTGGGACAGTACTCATGCGTATTAATGCCAACAGCCGTGAGGTAGCTCTTGCAGTTGAAAAATTTATAAAGGAAATACCTCTGCCACCAGATGTTGCTATAAAGGAGCTTTATACACGTAGTTTTCTAGTTAATGCAACCATAAAAACTGTTGCTCGCAACTTAACCGAGGGTGGACTGCTTGTCATTGCAATACTTTTCCTAATTCTTGGAAATTTTACGGCTGCATTTCTCGTTGCACTGGCAATACCTTTGTCAATGCTTGTTGCAGGAGGAGGAATGCTTGCAAGTGGCATTGCAGCCAGCCTTATGAGTTTGGGTGCTATTGACTTTGGCCTTATTGTTGATGGTTCGGTGGTAATGATTGAAAATATTGTGCGACATCTCAATGAATTGAAAAACACAACAATTACAAAAAAGGAAAAAATAAAAATAATCGAAGAAGCCGCTAAAGAAGTTAGCCAGCCTGTCTTTCTGGGTATACTTATTATTATGGTTGTTTATGTTCCAGTGTTGAGTTTGACAGGTATAGAAGGTAAAATGTTTAGACCAATGGCCGAAACTGTATTATATGCATTGGGTGGAAGTATTTTGATTGCCATGTTTGTAATGCCAGTGCTAGCATATTATTTTATTTCACCGGGGAAAAAAGAAAAAGAACCACTGTTTTTCCGCATGCTATCAAAAGTGTACACGCCTTTTTTAACTTATTCATTGCGCCATCCATTTAAGACAACTCTGCCACCGCTGTTAATTGCAGTGGTTTCAATTATTATGTTTTTTAATCTTGGGTCTGATTTTATTCCACGGCTTGATGAAGGAGATATGGTTATAGGCTTGGTGCGTGACCAGACTATTGGGCTTGATGCCTCACTTGAGATTCAGAAAAAAAGTGATAGAGCCATAGCTCAGTTCAAGGAAGTGCGCACTGTTTTTTCACGCATGGGAACCCCTGAATCGGCAACTGATCCAATGGGAGTAAATTTTGCCGACACCTTTGTTATCCTTGAAAAGGATAAAACAAAATGGGGCATATATAATGGCAAACAGCCAAACAAGTTAGAGCTTTTTGAGGCGATAGCTCAAAAGATTGAAGAGCAGGTGCCAGGTCAGGAAATCTCACTTACACAACCTATTGAGATGCGCTTCAACGAAATTCTTGAAGGTAACCGTGCCGATATTACCCTGCGGATTATTGGACAGGATTTAGATAAATTATATGAGCTATCGAACAAATCCATTCCAGTTCTTGAAAGCATTAAAGGTGCTTCAACTGTTGAACTGGATCCACTCACTGCGCTTAAAAAAAGTGAAATTATTGATGTAGTGCTCAATTATGACAAAATATCTCGATATGGTGTTAACGTCAATGATGTTAACAGCGCTTTTTCCATTGCCATGAGTGGCATGCAGGTTGGTTATTTGTATGATGCTGATAAACGATTCCCTATAGTGGTGAGGATAAGTGATAGATACCGTAATAACATAGCTAATATTGCAAAAATTCCTGTTGGTCTTCCCGATGGTGGTACTATACCAATTGGTACAATTGCTTCTGTTGAGCCTAAGCAACAAATAACAACAATTGCCCGAACAAGAGGACAACGCTACGCTGCAGTCTCAATAAATTTAAAGAACAGAGATACGCAAAGCTTTGTGAATGAAGCAAAAGAAAAAGTCAAGGCATTGAATATTCCTTCAGGGTATATACTACATTGGGGTGGTCAATTTAAAAATCTTGAGTCAGCACGGTTTCGTTTGCTTATTATCATACCTGTGGTATTAGCTATTATTTTTATTATTTTAATACGAACGTTTAAAAGCATTACTCAAACCTTACTAGTATTTAATAGTATACCTTTTGCTCTCACCGGTGGGATTATTTTTATATATGTGAGAGGGATACCACTGAGTGTCTCAGCTGGTATTGGTTTCATAGCGCTTATTGGTATAGCAATACTTAATGGCATGGTGCTGGTTAATTTCTTCAATCAGCTGAGGGCACAAGGTATGAAACTTGAAAAAGCTGTATATGAAGGTACGTTGATTCGTTTAAAACCGGTACTAATGACTGCACTTGTTGCAAGCCTTGGATTTGTGCCAATGGCGTTTAATACTGGTATAGGTGCAGAAGTTCAAAGGCCTCTTGCCACAGTTGTTATTGGTGGGCTGGTATCATCTACAATACTAACGCTGCTTCTGTTGCCTGCCCTCTATTTGTGGGTAGAAAAGCTGTTTGGTCAAGAGTAA
- a CDS encoding STAS domain-containing protein: MKIAIENHGDNTIIYVEGEIDLYSATEFKNNILFQINNNKINQLILSLDGVTYIDSSGINAIITIYKIAKDSNILLTFTNITEPVMKLIKLTKLHQFLPIAPSIDALSTKK; the protein is encoded by the coding sequence ATGAAAATTGCTATTGAAAATCATGGTGATAACACAATAATATATGTTGAAGGGGAAATAGATTTATATTCTGCTACCGAGTTTAAAAATAATATTTTGTTTCAGATAAATAACAACAAAATAAATCAACTGATACTGAGTTTGGATGGGGTAACGTATATCGATTCTAGTGGAATTAATGCCATTATCACTATTTATAAAATAGCAAAGGATTCAAATATATTATTAACATTTACTAATATAACGGAACCGGTGATGAAATTAATTAAACTAACCAAATTACACCAATTTTTGCCAATTGCGCCATCCATTGATGCACTGAGCACCAAAAAATAA